The proteins below come from a single SAR324 cluster bacterium genomic window:
- a CDS encoding pyridoxine 5'-phosphate synthase codes for MALLHVNVDHIATIRQARRGIEPDPVTAALMAELAGAHGITVHLREDRRHIQDRDVQILRQVVQTRLNLEMAATEEMFAVALELKPDIVTLVPEKRQEITTEGGLDACGASEVMRRGIQRLVETGIRVSLFIDPELPQIEASAQLGAQDVELHTGAYANARLEQDITHELRRLGHAAERAHQQGLQVNAGHGLNYSNVQAVCRLPYVAELNIGHSIISRATFTGIQIAIKEMLSLMRDA; via the coding sequence ATGGCACTTCTGCATGTCAATGTAGATCACATCGCAACAATCCGTCAGGCAAGGCGGGGAATTGAACCAGATCCAGTGACTGCCGCACTCATGGCGGAACTAGCAGGAGCGCATGGCATTACAGTCCATTTGAGAGAAGACCGCAGACACATTCAGGATCGGGATGTTCAAATTCTGAGACAAGTGGTTCAGACCAGACTCAATCTGGAAATGGCGGCCACTGAAGAAATGTTTGCCGTGGCTCTTGAACTTAAGCCTGATATTGTTACACTGGTTCCTGAAAAAAGGCAGGAAATCACCACGGAGGGAGGCTTGGATGCCTGCGGCGCTTCTGAAGTGATGCGCCGGGGAATTCAGCGTCTTGTGGAAACGGGAATCCGCGTCAGCCTGTTTATTGATCCGGAATTACCACAGATTGAGGCAAGTGCGCAATTGGGGGCCCAAGATGTGGAACTGCATACAGGGGCCTATGCCAATGCCCGTCTGGAGCAGGATATCACCCATGAACTCCGCCGTCTGGGACACGCTGCCGAAAGAGCGCACCAGCAAGGATTGCAGGTCAATGCGGGACATGGCCTTAATTACAGCAATGTCCAGGCCGTTTGTCGTCTTCCCTATGTCGCAGAATTGAATATTGGCCACAGCATCATCAGCCGGGCCACATTCACAGGAATTCAGATCGCGATCAAAGAAATGCTGTCACTGATGCGTGATGCCTGA